Proteins encoded together in one Synechococcus sp. BL107 window:
- a CDS encoding DUF2079 domain-containing protein, with protein MAVRLTPHRRTPAALWWCSAVLGFLGWGCSALRHDLLQSNAYDLGLFDQWVWLIGRGLEPVSSMEHVHVLADHGAWLLYGAGAAYGLLPGVHWLLASQAIALSFTAIPIWWLGQQAGLTPKHCWLACALWWLQPVVFNTILFDFHPETWVMPAFALALWAERAAKPRLWLALLLLMLGARDGLILVIAGMALDLGWRQRWRWCAAAGGLSVGWLLILSQGLYPLLRGGSGPKAAERMFGHLGGGFLSLLSSLEWGEIAFYLLILSLPLGWLWRRSSRSTLLIGSPLLLVNLLSASASYRTLVHHYSLPLALIAVVAAIRGGLQSPSRRGTPTWGLIWATACWLALAKPWFFTGPYLERQSDVGDVKNAISLIQQNDSVLTTSYLVPQLSHRETIAFPKRSFEHSLSDTNWSVLLLNPKDPGWGSSARVQRSLLNQAQTNGWTCQTWPSNLSLCQKGETKTNASKP; from the coding sequence TTGGCAGTGCGATTGACGCCCCATCGCCGCACCCCAGCAGCACTTTGGTGGTGTTCCGCCGTCTTGGGTTTTTTGGGTTGGGGTTGCTCTGCACTGCGCCATGACTTGCTGCAGAGCAATGCCTATGACCTAGGACTTTTTGATCAATGGGTCTGGCTGATCGGGCGTGGACTCGAGCCTGTGTCATCCATGGAACACGTGCACGTGTTGGCGGACCACGGCGCCTGGCTGCTCTATGGAGCTGGGGCGGCCTATGGCCTTCTGCCTGGAGTGCATTGGCTATTGGCCTCACAAGCCATCGCCCTGAGCTTCACCGCAATTCCAATTTGGTGGCTTGGCCAGCAGGCGGGACTCACACCCAAACACTGTTGGCTCGCTTGTGCACTTTGGTGGCTGCAGCCGGTTGTGTTCAACACCATCCTGTTTGATTTCCACCCTGAAACATGGGTCATGCCTGCGTTTGCCCTGGCGCTTTGGGCTGAACGCGCCGCAAAACCGCGGCTCTGGTTGGCCCTGCTTTTACTGATGCTGGGAGCCCGCGATGGTCTCATCCTGGTGATCGCCGGGATGGCCCTTGACTTGGGCTGGCGTCAACGGTGGCGTTGGTGCGCAGCAGCAGGAGGGCTATCCGTCGGATGGCTATTGATCCTGAGCCAAGGCCTCTATCCCTTGCTCAGAGGTGGGAGCGGACCCAAGGCTGCCGAACGCATGTTCGGACATCTCGGCGGTGGATTTTTAAGCCTTCTCAGCAGCCTTGAGTGGGGAGAAATCGCGTTCTATCTGCTGATTCTCAGCCTGCCGTTGGGCTGGCTTTGGCGCCGGTCGTCACGATCAACCTTGCTGATCGGAAGCCCACTTCTACTTGTGAATCTGCTCTCAGCATCGGCCAGTTATCGCACCTTGGTGCACCACTACAGCTTGCCCTTGGCCCTGATTGCTGTGGTTGCAGCCATCCGAGGGGGGCTCCAATCACCCTCTCGTCGCGGTACTCCGACTTGGGGTTTGATTTGGGCAACAGCCTGCTGGCTAGCCCTGGCAAAACCTTGGTTTTTCACTGGTCCATATCTTGAGCGCCAATCCGATGTTGGGGACGTCAAAAATGCCATCTCACTGATCCAACAAAACGATTCCGTTCTCACCACCAGTTATTTGGTCCCCCAACTCAGCCATCGCGAAACAATCGCATTTCCAAAACGATCGTTCGAACACTCCCTCTCGGACACCAACTGGTCGGTTCTGCTCCTGAATCCAAAGGACCCAGGCTGGGGATCATCGGCGCGGGTGCAACGATCACTCCTCAATCAAGCCCAAACCAATGGCTGGACCTGCCAAACCTGGCCCTCAAACCTGAGCCTTTGCCAAAAAGGTGAGACCAAGACCAACGCCTCTAAACCTTGA